In one Sesamum indicum cultivar Zhongzhi No. 13 linkage group LG12, S_indicum_v1.0, whole genome shotgun sequence genomic region, the following are encoded:
- the LOC105175257 gene encoding ras-related protein RABA5a, translated as MALNTEEEQTEDYLFKIVLIGDSAVGKSNLLARFARDEFYPNSKSTIGVEFQTQKVEINGKEVKAQIWDTAGQERFRAVTSAYYRGAVGALLVYDISRRQTFESIGRWLNELQTHSDMNVVTILVGNKSDLKDAREVTTAEGKALAEAQGLFFIETSALDSSNVSSAFETVVREIYNILSRKVMQSQELKVKDTECLTNAKTVVLQPEGNQEAVEQSKQGGCCSS; from the exons ATGGCCTTGAATACAGAAGAGGAACAAACAGAGGATTACCTTTTCAAGATTGTTTTGATTGGTGATTCAGCTGTTGGTAAATCAAACTTGCTTGCTAGATTTGCTAGAGATGAGTTTTATCCTAATTCAAAATCTACAATAGGAGTAGAATTTCAGACCCAGAAGGTGGAAATTAATGGGAAGGAAGTTAAGGCACAAATCTGGGACACAGCTGGCCAGGAGCGGTTTAGGGCTGTTACATCTGCATACTATAGAGGTGCAGTTGGAGCGCTTCTTGTCTATGACATCAGCAGACGCCAGACATTTGAAAGCATCGGCAGATGGCTTAATGAACTTCAGA CTCACTCGGACATGAATGTGGTGACGATATTGGTGGGCAACAAATCTGATCTGAAAGATGCTCGGGAGGTGACTACTGCCGAAGGCAAGGCGTTGGCCGAGGCACAGGGTCTGTTCTTCATCGAAACTTCAGCTCTAGATTCCTCCAATGTTAGTTCCGCCTTCGAAACGGTAGTGAGAGAGATATATAACATCTTAAGTAGGAAAGTTATGCAATCACAAGAACTCAAAGTAAAAGATACCGAGTGTTTGACAAATGCAAAAACGGTAGTTTTACAGCCCGAGGGGAACCAGGAAGCAGTTGAACAGAGTAAACAAGGTGGGTGTTGCTCATCATGA